The sequence below is a genomic window from Cicer arietinum cultivar CDC Frontier isolate Library 1 chromosome 6, Cicar.CDCFrontier_v2.0, whole genome shotgun sequence.
AAttaaactttgaaaattgagttttctTGTTTGTTTGTAAAATATGTTTGTTGAGATGGAATGTTAACTAACGTCATCTAGTCtcgataaaaaaagaaaaaactaacaTCAATTCTCTATAGAGATAAATAGTTAGCTATTGACATTTTTTCAAATGGCTTAAATTGTTAGATACTCTAACAAATTTTTAacgaaatttgttttttttgttgaaattgcATACCTGTTAATAAAAAACACCTCAGACATCCAAACGAATGATTCAACAGATTCGTCATATTGATAACAAAGCTATGCTAACCATATCATTGCCTATCCCTATATAATTTTACTATAAAAGTAGGAAGCATGCAAGTCATTTATATCTTCACAAAGTTAGATTCaaccaatttttatttaaaaatttcttaGAAGATTGCTAAGAAGCAAGTCTTCGCAATGGTTTCTCGTGTGGTACATCCCTTTTTCTAATTGATTTTCCTATTACTTTTGAAGTGTATATtctaatatttatctataagTTTACACAATAGAATAACATATTACAAACATTATTCATAACTTGTTATGTTAATTAACCATCCTTATTCATGTGCAGGTAAACATGAGATTTATGTCTAAAGCATTTGTTTACTCATTATCAATACTTATAATGTTTTCAAGCACAATTTACTCACAACAAAAGGagttagaaaataatataaagtcaGCAACATTTGTgtcataaaagtttgaaatcgGATCTGGAAATGTTGTTGCGAAAGCATTGTTTGATTTTGAGTTTCCAAAGGGTCATATTGGTGTAAAGAGCTTTGATGCTGAACTAATTGATGAAGAAGGAAATTCTATACCGTTATATGAAACATACCTTCATCATTGGTTTGCTTtaaaattttttgtaaataagAATATGAATATGTCACACGATCCTCCcattttcaaaagaaatgatAGAACTTGCAATGAAGGTATTCTTCCACAATATTGGGGTTTGGGAAGTGAATCAAGAGGAACACCTTCAAAGATTCCAGAGCCTTTTGCAGTTGAAGTCGGTAATCCTAAAGATATTCCAGAAGGTTGGGAAGAGAAATGGTTATTTAACATCATGATCATTGATACACGTGGTACAAAAAATAGGAAAAGTTGCAGTGAATGTAGGTGTGATCAATTTAATctcccacataatttttttaatgtgacaGTTGACATCAATGGAAAACCATTGAGTCCTGACTATAAAGGAGGAATCTTCTGTTGCCAAGATAAGTTTCAATGCAAATTGAGAAATGGATTTGAAGCCCCAAGAAGAAAGCTTGCCCTAAGATACAAAGTAACATGGGTTGATTGGGACCAACAACAAATTCCTGTTAGGTTTTATATACTTGATTCAACCGATCGGGTGACTACAAATGGTTCTCAAATAATCCATGACTGTCAGGTACtaaataagttatttaaataagttcaatttttttaattttatcgtCAATTAAATTTTGTGTGTAGCTTATGTGGTTAAGTTGTGATACTCGAAACGATTTAGTTTCAAAATTGAAActataattacaaatataatgTACTAAACATGAgcatttgtaaaaataaataagttaagttaaaaaaaatatcatttcaacaatttatttatttgtttattggCATAATAGTCTATTAATTACTGTGCATGTTCGGAGCAAGTGATTTAACAaagattttatgttatttttttacagGCTGAGTATACTATTCCAAAAAATAATAGCGGTGACCCTTTTTATGTTCAAAAAGCAAACATCCCTATGCATAAAGGTGGTTATCTTATCTACGACACTGCTCATATGCATTCAGGTGTTGTTAATGCAACTCTATATGCACCGgtagaatttaatattttaatttgactaTATTTTGTTAAACTTGATTACACTTGCTTAATTTATTTctaatcaataatattttttcttgattctatatatatataatcaagtaAATATTTGTGATAATGCATGCATAATATGtaacatttattcatttaaaatttgatttatatataatgttagtgtaaatttttttttgcccTATAACCAATCACAATTGTCAGATTAATAGAAATGTTTGACTTTAAACGTAACTACTTTTTAAATTAAGCACATGATTAGTTGTGATATGTTGatagtgtatattttttttatactaacaatacatgaaaattaaaatcatttatttatttatttttggattaATTAATTAGGATGGAAGGGAATTGTGTACATCAACACCAACATACGGAACAGGAAAGGAAGCAGGAAATGAGGAAGGTTATGCGGTTGGGATGTCAGTGTGTTATCCGAAATCAGGTTCAATCAAAATTAATGATGGTGAAATTGTGACTATAGAATCAAGATATAAGAATGAATTTCTTACTGGAGCTATGGGGCATATGTACATCTATTTGGCTGATCGACTACCACACATAACATAGACATAAAACTTTTATTAAATGTAATCATTTTATCAAActttcagctttaccattcatttcagaTGAATATGGTGCAAcagtttcatgtataattccttgggttttataaaactcattaaacaaACTGGAATCATACTAGgttcctctatcactacgaaaccttttaatcttttactaaattgattttcagttttagttacaaagatcttaaacatgtcaagcgcttcacttttatttttcattagatatacAAAAGTAAAGTCAGAGCAATCGTCaataaaaatgatgaaataatgCTTTCCATTTCTGGTTAACGtcccatcaagttcacatatattaGAGTGTATCAAGTCTAAAGGttcagattctctaactactgatttatgtgaactcttagttattttagcttgattgcaaaaattacatttttcaaaatccttgagagataactttggaattaagcctaaattacttaaatttgaaatcacatgttTCTTCATATGACAAagtctagcatgccaaatattaaaaccacacaacatgtaagcagaaggaaacattttattgatttcaacaaaaatatcatttttagaaatggtgtacaaatTTTCCCCTATAGACTGAGTAAACCCTGCCTTATTGAGACGAAACCTAGAAACCAGATTCTTCTTTATTTCTGGAGTGTGCATGACATCCTTCAGAATTAAGGTCTTTCTAGAGGTGAATATTAGTTCCACATCTCCAATAACAACAACATTAGTGGTGTGGGAATCTCCCAACaacactttcttatcttcaacagcagtgtatgttttaaacatagcacgATCATAACAGACATGGTGTGAGGCGCCAGTCTCTATCCACCAACCATCTGATCCACCAACAAGGTTGATCTCAGTTATCATAGCAACCAATTGCTCTTCTGTCAAGTTAGCCTGATTAGCAAGGCCTGACTTGTTCATACACTTGCGTGCCATATGACCCTCTTTCCCACAACGACAACAGAGAAAGGGGAGAAGGTCATTTCTAGGAGGTGGTTGCTTTCTTGCAATTGGGATTTTTGGAGGGTTCCcattcttgttgttgttctttGAAGTGTGATTCTGATTTCTTTAGTTGTTTGTCGTTTGGCTTCATAACTGCTCAtatgaatttctttttcttgttattttccATAAGAAGAACTTCATCTTTTTGGTCTTGCTTATGAGATTCCTCCTCAATTCTAAGGAGAGTTATCAGACTTTCTAGAgaaaattcttttgttttatgcctgagagaatttttaaaatctttccaAGCAGGGGACAGTTTgccaataataacaacaatctaAAACTGTTCATTTAGGGACATACCTTCAAAGATGATCTCGTGAGCaattttctggatttcatgAGACTGAACTTCCACTGATATGTCATCTGATATTTGAAGTAGCGGCTAACAACATACTTTTTGGCTCCAGCTTCCTCaatatcatatttcttctttagagCATCGCAAACTTGTTTAACAGTATTGCTGTCAGAACTGTAGTAATCATACATatcatcagcaagtccattaagaatataattcttacataagtaattattatGTTCCCATTGGGTTAATTCAACAACTATCTTATCCTTTTCTGTTTGACTACCCAAAATGTGTGCTCCAAACTTAGGGTTTTGACTCTGAGTTTTGACCAGGCAACAACATATATATGAGATCAAAGATTAAGATTTTGACCGGACAAAAACAGACGCACGAATTCAGGAAGGAAGACTAGATCAGATATTTAATGTTGACTCGGTGGAGGGCAATTACGCAATTAATGTAACAATAGGAGATAAAAACGCAAacattcttttaatttaaataaataaataatttattgatttttcatatactaaaaaataatacaccacttAGCCAAGGCCAAGGCCCCAAGCTCGGCCCGATTGAGCTGAGCCGGATGGACAGCGGCGCGCGTGTGGTGTTCAGCTTTGCATGTGTTCTCCCTTCtttacaaaattggggtaccccTTGGGGCACACCCCAAGGTacatacctccaccttataaacACTACTAGTGTGTGATACCCCTCCCATGTGggacttccttatttttttcaattcacaacaacactagctctcattaatgtcatcattatttccaacagTCTTCcattaatatcatcatcatttccaacaggTCTAGGTGGTGTGCGGCGCATAGTATAGGAGATGATCTATGAAGTTTGGATACTCCAAAAACAAAGATATACCCATATCGGATACGTATTCGATACTGATACTCCACATATATTGACGGATACCTATCAAATAATTATCATAActattatatttagttttttaaaattaatttatccgATACTTTACGGATACTCTTGGATACATATCTTATGAAAATCACGAAAATAAAGAAGGTGAGACAAAGTTTTTGGGACATCAATGGAGATATACATGATCTACATTAAGATGTTACTActtttgaattgaaaatttttTCTCTTTGTGAACGATAATTCAAAACTTGGTTTTTTTATGTATGAGAAAATTTAAAGTTCTTTTAGATTGTTAGctattgaataaaattaatttttatttaaattgttttaacaatattttttgttgatatCTTAACACATgagttaaaatatattacaaaaattatgatcattataattatatattgatgAAAAATGATCCATAGATATTTCTTTATAAGTATtctacatatatataattttattaataaaatttttgcCAACGTATCCAAATTGTATTGTatcctaaattttaaaatattcatgtaTCTAAAAAATGTAATGATATTcgtataaaatacttttatattattttaaaatgacgtAAGCggttcatattttaatatgttagtaagatttgtaaaaaaaagtaatactGGTAAGtagtttatataataatatttcaaaatatttgtaaaacgTTATCACATTAAtgtagttatttaaaaaaaattattaataaaatcaatgatattaatacaaaattatGACCGTTGAGATGGAGTCCatacaatttttatatattttttagtcacCATTTTGATTTACAGGGACTTTTTAAAGGACTATaataaaatgttgaaattttataaagactaaaatttatttaccaacaaaattaattatacatcatttaaaaattgatttagttaatttttttattatgatttattatattatttataaattcttcCTTAATTGACATgtcacaatttattatttagtaatATGTAGTTGTTGTCACTAACAAAATAAtccttttgaaaaataaaacatagtttatatatataaaactgaTCTAATCAATgattatgttaaatttatttaattttaagaatatatatatatatatatatatacaccatAAACATCCTGGATTCAAGGGTGCATATCAACAGTAGGAATAAATATACTATGCAAGATCAACAGAGTTTCTGATGCACAAGATCAGCCTGAGCTGCAAGTGCAGAGCATACTTAATATGCAGAAATTAAACAACAGTTTTTACAATGCAATATATTAAAACATGACTAAAATTAATACATGATTAATACTTACAATGGTTTTGGAATactgaaaagaaaatattacaaGTTTTGGAAATATTGGAGACACTCAAGATTTCTAACTCTGTGTGTTTTCTCTGTTCTAAAAACTTTGCCTTGGAAGTGAAGGGGAGCCTTCCTTATATAGGAAAACATTCCTTCTTTTGCTAACTTGTGTAGTGGAGGAAATGATGAGATTCCTTCTACTCTTCGCTTTCGGTGGTAGTGGGTAAAGAAGTGGCAGACAAGTGTCATACAACTTTAGCTTTCACTTTTGTCTTTTTTGACGTTTTTCTTTTGTCTTCTGATGTCAATTGAGAACGAATTTTCCACGAAATTTCCTTTTGTCGTTTTCTTTCAacgttgttttttttttttaattatttttttgagttCATAACCAAAAATGGGCTAGGCCCAATACATGACAGACTAAACaaatttttggatcaaaatacaattttgttttgaattggGCCTAAAATATTCGGACCAATGTCTTGATGATTTGATAGGGGTGAAGAGGCCAAAACAGTCGTCTTCATTATCGTCTCCCAAATTAATGGAAGTTTTTGAAGCTGTGCCTAAAGAAGTTTGTGAGGATTGGGCCTTGCTCTTGAGAAGTTGGGCCATGATCTCAAAGTATTCATCTTCAGTTTTTGCTGCTGCTAACTGAGTTTGTCAAACGATTTCTGAGTCAAGAATTGAGTTTGTATTGGGTGAGGTTTATGCAACCCCTGCTTTTGGAGCCATGAGGAtacaaattgatttttgataCTTGGTGGAATAGAGAATTTTGTCCACCATCTGACTTTGAATCTTCTAACGAGGATTGTTTGGGCGTTTGTTTGATCGATTTCAAAATACCAGGCTAAAATCCATGGTAAGAATAATTTTGTAGAGAAGAGCATTAAAGGATGAAAAATGCGTTCTCTGTCTGTGGGTTTGTAGTGTGTTTTGTATAGTTGGAAGCTTTCTTGGACTTCCGGTTTTAAGATATATGGAATAGAGCCATTCAGTTTCCACTAATTGGGCAAACCATTGAGGGATTTTTGAAGGATTCATGGttagattaaagaaaaatagccaaGTATATTTCTGGTTTTGGATGAGGAAAACATTATACCAGGCCTATTGGTAGTCCCAGTAATTGAAAGTCCTACAATGGTTTATTGTGGTTTTGAAATCAAGTGGGAATTGTTTTGGGGTATGAAGGTTTGATCCCCATTAGAAATATGGGATCATTTCATGGATTTTTGCTGTTGAATAGGCCAATAGGCCTTCTATTGGGTTATCTTGAATTGTTACATATCCTATTAATTCAAGAATAGATTTGTAGTAAGGCTGGGGTTTTATTATAAAAGTAGTTCTCTATTGTCCAAATGTTTTGAAATTCTGCTTTAACAAAATACTCAGATTTTGGTTTAAAGTTTGTTAAAGAAACCTGAGAttcgttttgttttgaaatcatttttgaaaatttcttcTATGGGAGTTTTGAAATGGTTTTACAAGATGATTCCTCCTGTGAAAGTTTTGAAAGaatattttgaatgttttgaGAAGGGGTTTTTGAAGATGAAGACTCTCCCTTCtcttgattttgaagaaattgCAGTCCCTTTGAGAGACATTCAATCTCCTTTTAGAGCATTTGGAGCTTTGTGATTTTCTATAAACAAACCTTTTATTGCTTCAATGTTTTGAGGTTGAGAAACTTGTTGGCTGTCAAGCCATTTTGGAATTTGGTTTTGGGCTTCATGCTCGAGTTTTGCAGATGAAATGGGTTTTCTTGTAGTTGGTCCTTCTGGACCTCTATTCTTTTGGATTTTTTCGACATCTCTCAAGTTTTGTTTTGGAGAAATTCTCTGGTTAGAAAATCCAGAACTGAATTTTGGtctcctttaataaattcaatttcaaaataaaaaatactaaggaTTGCTTGCCCGCTGGCGAAAATCTATTTTGATGCAATATTTTGGGCATCCTtttgtaaaacttttttttgcagatttacaatcaattcgaagtaaaaatttttgattgagtaaatcactttgaaattttgtaatgcacatgacaattgaaagaatttcctttttttattgTAGTATAATTCTTTTGAAAGTCATTCTAGTGTGCAGATGTAAACTGGACAATGCAttctttgttatttattttttgttttagaatacCCCCATATCCTAAATCTGAAGCATCTATCTCAACAATTTTTTGGGCTGATCGGTCAGCTAGATGCAGGAATGGTATTTCTCTAAcctgtttttttaattatttgacctATTCTAGTGTGTTCTTTTGACCATGTGACAGGGTTTTTCTTTAACCTATCATGGATATGTTTTACTATTCTATTAATATTTGGACAGAAGTCTAAGACGTAGTTTAGACTTCTTAAGAACCTTTGCAATTGGATTTTATCAAGAATTTTGTCTGGGAATTTATCCGCAAAAGTTAAGAACCTTTCAATAGGGGTGATTGTACCATGAGAAATATAGTGTCCTaggaaacaaatttttttttggaaaagggaaattttggattttgaaacaatcaatccatttttcttagtgatcatgaaaaatgtttttaggtgtttaaaatgttgttcaatgttttcatgaaaaattaaaacatcgTCAATATAGGCAATACATATTTGTGAGAATGGATTTTTGTAGAAATCTATTTGATACaatgctatttttttattagatttttgtAGAAATCTATTTGATACAATGCTACTTTTTCATTAGATTTTTGTAGAAGTCTATTTGATACAATGCTACTTTTTAAGCAGTTTAGGTCTGCCCTTGtatcaaaaagtgcaattgCATCAAATTTGAAATCTTCAGAAAATACCAatgtaattttgattaaatattttcttgttgtcACAGCTCGTAAAACAAATAAGAAATCTGTTGGGATTTCTTGTaagttttcaattttgttttctaaGGGTAGTGAATAattatcttcttcttctccGTCCTGTTCtggttcaaaataattttgaatttgaatttgggAGAGAAGATTTTGTAGAATATTTGAATCaaattgttgttttgtttaagagtttttaactcttattttacaattttaatctcttctTGCAGATATTGGATTGTGACAGGGGTTCGTGATCTTGTTCTTTTCCccaagatatttgttaagtcaTAAGTGGTTTTAGGAAGGAATTTTGATGAGGATGTGGAAGACTGACTTTGTTTTGATTCAAAAGTATTTAACAACTTTCctattatttctttttgaagTTTCGTATCTTCATCAGCCTGTTTTATTATATCAAGAATTAGCTCTTGATCTTTTgttaaaacactaattgaaTTTGAACTAGATTTTGAGTCATTAGTGGACTCGGAGGTCCCTAATTCATCAAACTGTAAAGGTTTATTAGTTTCTGACGAACCTATTTTAGTATTTGTTTGTGTTTCTTCTTCTGAGGTTTCTAAAAGTATTgccttaattttttgaataatttcttcatcaatttttaattcacGAAGTTTTCTATTTCTATTGCAGTATTTTGAAATGTGTCCTGTTTGGCcacatttataatttgttttgaagtttgagGTTTGAACTTCTTTTGAAAAGGTTTTCTTTTCTTGTAAAATTTTTGAGGTTTAGATTTCTTACAGATTTCATGTTTGCCTGGTTTTGAAAAAGACTTTATGTGAGGTTTTTTTAGAAGTTTTTGAACAAGATCCTCCACAGTCTTTTGAAACATTTGTCGTGGGTATTTCAAACTGTTTACAAAAAGATCCTAGTTCTTGCGTAGTtcttttcatttcccattttagaTGTGTTTGAAGTTTTAAATCTTGACAGATTTTTAAACCTTCTTTTTGTATGAAACAAACCAATTCCCCATAAGTTAATTCATTATAAGGGATTTGGTTTATCCCATAGacttctttaattttgtttctaaccttttctcctaaaagggttGGAAGTCCCGCAAGGAATTTTGACTTCCAGAAAGGTTGGTTTGAGTCTTCTCTAAGCATAACTCTAGTTAGGAAAGTGTTTTTGTAATGTTGAAATTCATATAGTTTTTTACATCTAAGGTTTGAAAGGAGTTATGCATTCTTATCTTTTAAGTGAGATGGATCACCTATGAAATTCAGGCTAATTGTGTGAATTAGTGTTGCAATTGCATCAGGTATTGGGTTTCCTATCTCGTCGACGATGGGAATTCCTTCCTCTGTGTTTTGGATTGCATTCAAAATTAGGTTTTGAGGAGGTGTGAGATGATAATCCCACTATCCTTTTAGCTGGCTTGAGAATCCTGCTATTAGGAGTTTAGCTATGGCTTTGTCAGGTGTATTTGCCTAGGTTTTGTAGGCATTTGATgccattgtcatttgttgaAGGAGACTTAGGATGTTGTATTCAGACATATCATCTATGTTCCACTCATAGACAATACTGACATTGAATTTAGATTGAGAAAGGACGTTAGGTATGTTCTCAATACCTAGGTATGGTGCTGTAACCATGGCTAAAGGTTGACCCTTCTGCCATTGGAGTCTGCATAGGTTTTGTGTTTCTTGTTCAACTTCCGAAACCTGGACTAAAGTCGTAACTGTTTTTTCTAAGGTATTCTTAGCTACCAATGGTGTAAAGGTAGAAGAATGTTCTATCCTACTGAGTTGGTCATGTAAGTCTTCGGTAAATTTTGATTTTCCTTCTCTAAAGAGTTTTTGGCTTGTTTTTGAGATTTGAAATGGTTTAAAAACtgagttttttagttttgattttattGTCTCAGTTGGGGAAACAACAGTAATCTTTTGATGTTTTTCTATCTTAGTTAATTGTTTTGCAATTGTGTTAAGATGAGCATtcgtaaaattattttgttgaaggatATGTCTAATATCTTTTTCTAAACTATTACTTGGGATTTTGTAAGGTGCAACTTCTATTGTCTGTTCTAAGTGTGTTATTTTGATTTGTCTTAATGGTGCATGttcaaattgtattttcataccaTTTGACATTTCCCATTATGTAGTTTTATTTCTAGTTGTTATGGAATTTACTGaattttggttttgtttgaatgagtaagaaatttggttttgtgttgcataaatttcaaaccaatcgaaaaataaaatatgggttttgttttgtaaaatgaactcataaaattcattttgaatgtcttttctttgttttagaaagtttttgaagaaccatgttcttttttttgtatttttggaagcataGAAATCATTATGGAGAATTGTTTTATCAACTTTAAATTCTTTTTCTAtgacatttaattcattaataacATATTCAGTTATTGCAGAAAAAGATGGTGAAGTTGGtggaaaaatattttgttgttccTCATTAGTATTCTGAGGTGCTGTATAGATTTGATGAGCTACATTTGTAGAGTAATCTATGTTTTGAAAAGAAGCACTTGATATGCTAGAACACGAAAAACGTGGTTTTGAAAAGTTTTCTATTTTATGAGGTAATTGTATTACAGAAGGGAGTCTGGAGGAACCAGCATCAGAATACCTGGCGTTGgaagttcttgaaaaacttagttttacCCTTCCATCATTGTATTGGATGACTTCCCTCATgttgttgtttggttttgattgtTTAAGAGACTGTGGTTTAACAACTCCTTCCAGAATTCATTCTTCAGGAAgatttatatctttttaaagGATGGTTTTTGGAATAACAATGTTTGCCTTTGTTAAATCAGTTTGTAAAAATAGAGTTtcaccttttttatttt
It includes:
- the LOC101515145 gene encoding uncharacterized protein, whose amino-acid sequence is MVSRVFEIGSGNVVAKALFDFEFPKGHIGVKSFDAELIDEEGNSIPLYETYLHHWFALKFFVNKNMNMSHDPPIFKRNDRTCNEGILPQYWGLGSESRGTPSKIPEPFAVEVGNPKDIPEGWEEKWLFNIMIIDTRGTKNRKSCSECRCDQFNLPHNFFNVTVDINGKPLSPDYKGGIFCCQDKFQCKLRNGFEAPRRKLALRYKVTWVDWDQQQIPVRFYILDSTDRVTTNGSQIIHDCQAEYTIPKNNSGDPFYVQKANIPMHKGGYLIYDTAHMHSGVVNATLYAPHMISCDMLIVMEGNCVHQHQHTEQERKQEMRKVMRLGCQCVIRNQVQSKLMMVKL